One Romboutsia sp. 13368 genomic window carries:
- the murA gene encoding UDP-N-acetylglucosamine 1-carboxyvinyltransferase, with the protein MPKILVKKSNPLRGIVKIDGAKNAVLPIIAATLLAKGKSTLRGVPNLKDVHVISDLLRHLGAEVEYSDNTLIVDATNITTCEAPYELVRKMRASFLVMGPLLARFNHTKISMPGGCAIGTRPIDLHLKGFKHLGAKVDMDHGFVEATAEKLVGSKLYLDFPSVGATENIMMAAALAEGTTIIENAAEEPEIVDLANFLNEMGANVKGAGTNTIKIKGVKELIGTEHNVIPDRIEAATYMVAAAMTKGDITIENVMMEHLKPVTAKLIEAGCEIIEMDNAVRVIGPEVLKPIDIKTLPHPGFPTDVQAQFMAMLTVANGSGTVIETVFENRFMHAAEFNRMGADIKIEGRSAIVKGVKQLHGAKVNATDLRAGAALILCGLIAEGETQIGEIYHIQRGYVDIDKKITALGGNIEIVED; encoded by the coding sequence ATGCCTAAAATATTAGTTAAGAAAAGTAATCCTCTTAGAGGAATCGTTAAAATAGATGGAGCAAAAAATGCAGTATTACCTATAATAGCTGCAACATTATTAGCAAAGGGGAAATCGACATTAAGAGGGGTTCCAAATTTAAAAGATGTACATGTTATATCAGACCTATTAAGACATTTAGGAGCAGAAGTAGAATATAGTGATAATACTTTAATAGTAGATGCTACTAATATAACAACATGTGAAGCACCATATGAACTTGTAAGAAAGATGAGAGCATCATTCTTAGTAATGGGACCATTACTTGCAAGATTTAACCATACTAAAATATCTATGCCAGGGGGATGTGCTATAGGAACAAGACCTATAGACTTACACTTAAAAGGATTTAAGCATTTAGGTGCTAAAGTTGATATGGATCATGGATTTGTAGAAGCTACAGCTGAAAAGTTAGTAGGTAGCAAATTATACCTAGATTTCCCATCAGTTGGGGCAACTGAAAATATAATGATGGCAGCTGCACTTGCAGAAGGTACAACTATAATAGAAAATGCAGCAGAAGAGCCTGAGATAGTAGATTTAGCAAACTTCTTAAATGAAATGGGTGCTAATGTAAAAGGTGCAGGAACAAACACTATAAAAATAAAAGGTGTAAAAGAATTAATAGGAACAGAACATAACGTAATACCTGATAGAATAGAAGCAGCAACTTATATGGTAGCAGCAGCTATGACTAAAGGAGATATAACTATAGAAAATGTAATGATGGAACATTTAAAACCTGTAACAGCTAAATTAATAGAAGCAGGTTGTGAAATAATAGAAATGGATAATGCAGTTAGAGTAATAGGACCAGAAGTTTTAAAACCTATAGATATAAAAACTCTACCACATCCAGGATTCCCAACAGATGTTCAAGCTCAATTTATGGCTATGCTTACTGTTGCAAATGGAAGTGGAACAGTAATAGAAACAGTATTTGAAAATAGATTCATGCATGCTGCGGAGTTTAATAGAATGGGTGCAGATATAAAAATCGAAGGAAGAAGTGCAATAGTTAAGGGTGTTAAGCAGTTACATGGTGCTAAAGTAAATGCTACAGATTTAAGAGCAGGTGCGGCACTTATATTATGTGGTTTAATAGCAGAAGGTGAAACTCAAATAGGTGAAATATACCACATACAAAGAGGATATGTAGATATAGATAAGAAAATAACTGCATTAGGTGGAAATATAGAAATAGTAGAAGACTAA